One window of Bacteroides sp. AN502(2024) genomic DNA carries:
- a CDS encoding viroplasmin family protein yields the protein MAKQKFYVVWEGVTPGIYTSWTDCQLQIKGYEAAKYKSFDTREEAERALTMSPYAYIGKNAKAKSGGPKPSSDTLPSCVIDNSLAVDAACSGNPGPMEYRGVHIASRQEIFHFGPMKGTNNIGEFLAIVHGLALLKKKGFDMPIYSDSVNAISWVQQKKCKTKLPRTPETEELFLLIERAEKWLQGNTYTTRILKWETKEWGEIPADFGRK from the coding sequence ATGGCTAAACAAAAATTTTACGTTGTATGGGAAGGTGTCACACCCGGAATTTATACTTCCTGGACAGACTGCCAACTTCAAATCAAAGGATATGAAGCAGCCAAATACAAATCATTTGACACGCGCGAAGAAGCGGAACGCGCGTTGACAATGTCTCCCTATGCTTATATCGGCAAGAACGCAAAGGCTAAATCAGGAGGCCCCAAACCTTCTTCAGATACTTTACCTTCTTGTGTGATCGACAATAGTCTGGCTGTCGATGCAGCCTGTAGCGGTAATCCGGGACCGATGGAATATCGCGGCGTACACATTGCCAGCCGTCAGGAGATTTTTCATTTCGGCCCGATGAAAGGCACAAACAATATCGGTGAGTTTCTAGCCATCGTACACGGCTTGGCGTTGCTGAAAAAGAAAGGTTTCGATATGCCCATTTACAGTGACAGCGTGAATGCCATCAGCTGGGTACAACAGAAGAAGTGTAAGACCAAACTCCCCCGGACCCCGGAGACAGAAGAACTGTTTCTATTGATTGAACGGGCGGAAAAATGGTTGCAAGGAAACACCTATACTACCCGTATCCTGAAATGGGAAACCAAAGAATGGGGAGAAATTCCGGCCGACTTCGGCAGAAAATAA